The Acidimicrobiales bacterium genomic sequence ACAGGAAACCTGTGGCTGGCAGTTCTGGTAGGCGTGGCCGTTGGGCTAGTGATGGGGCTCCTCTACGGCTTCATCACCGTGGTCTTGAACGCGACACAAGGCATTAGCGGCATCGGCATCTACATCTTCGGTTTGGGACTCAGCGACCTGCTCTTCCGGCGTCAGGTCGGTACGCCAAAGCCGGTCCGGCGCCTACCGGATGTCGACATTCCTGTGTTGTCTGACATACCCCACCTGGGACCCGCTCTGTTCCAAAGAAACCTCTTGACCTATCTGGCATTCCTGCTGATACCCACCACCGTGTTCCTGCTGGGAAGGACCACGTTCGGCCTAAACATCCGGTCGGTCGGTGAGAACCCCAGTGCGGCAGACAGCCTCGGTGTTTCCGTCAGGCGAACCCGTTTCGTAGCAATACTCATAGCCAATTCGATGGCTGGACTCGCGGGTGCGGCCCTGGTACTCCAACTGGGCATCTTTCAACCAAACCTCACCCAGGGAATGGGCTTCATCGCCGTGGCCCTCGTGTACTTCGGTGCCTGGCGCCCAATCGGCGTGATGTGTGGTGCTCTTCTCTACGGGTTGGTCAACGCCACGGTCCTTCA encodes the following:
- a CDS encoding ABC transporter permease, which produces MSDFFTLSVLVATAASGIRLATPYLLASLGETVGQRSGVLNLGVDGVMLLSAFFSYWVVLKTGNLWLAVLVGVAVGLVMGLLYGFITVVLNATQGISGIGIYIFGLGLSDLLFRRQVGTPKPVRRLPDVDIPVLSDIPHLGPALFQRNLLTYLAFLLIPTTVFLLGRTTFGLNIRSVGENPSAADSLGVSVRRTRFVAILIANSMAGLAGAALVLQLGIFQPNLTQGMGFIAVALVYFGAWRPIGVMCGALLYGLVNATVLQWKALGIIPVNGSDLAAMAPAVLTILALVVLARRVSAPAALTRPFSRH